A window of Mycobacteriales bacterium genomic DNA:
GCCCGTGGCGAGGTCTGGTGGTGCGAGCTGCCCGAGATCGGCCGGCGTCCGGTCGTCGTACTCTCCCGCGACGCAGTGATACCGCGGCATCGCAGAGCCCTGATCGCACCATGCACGACAACGATTCGAGGACTCGTCAGCGAAGTGGTGCTCGAGCCCGGCGACGACCCGATACCGCATCGTTCGGCG
This region includes:
- a CDS encoding type II toxin-antitoxin system PemK/MazF family toxin, whose product is MSALPARGEVWWCELPEIGRRPVVVLSRDAVIPRHRRALIAPCTTTIRGLVSEVVLEPGDDPIPHRSAVNLDAVESVSLAVLLDRLGRLSDARMRQVCGALAVAVDCSS